The Fusarium falciforme chromosome 12, complete sequence DNA window TGCGTCTACGGCCGACGACTATGAGTTTATCATCCATCCAGGTGATCTGGCCTATGCTGACGACTGGTTCCTGAAGCCAAAGAACTTACTTCATGGAGAGCAGGCTTATCAAGCCATCCTTGAGAATTTCTACGACCAGCTTGCGCCTATTTCTGGTCGGAAGCCCTACATGGTCAGCCCTGGAAATCACGAGGCAGCCTGCGAAGAAGTACCATTGCTGAATCTTCTTTGTCCAGAGGGCCAGAAGAACTTTACCGACTTTATGAACAGATTCGGACGGACAATGCCACAGGCATTTGCATCGACATCATCAGATGATACTGCGAGAGTCAATGCGAACAAGGCAAAGCAGCTCGCCAACCCACCCTTCTGGTTCTCTTTCGAGTATGGCATGGTTCATGTGGTCATGATCGACACCGAGACGGACTTTCCTGACGCCCCTGACGCACCGGGAGGATCTGCCAATCTCAACAGCGGACCTTTCGGTAGTCCGAATCAGCAACTTCAGTTTCTCGAGGCGGATCTCGCATCTGTTGACCGAGACGTCACTCCCTGGGTTGTTGTCGCAGGACATCGGCCATGGTACACAACAGGCGATGAAGGATGCCAGCCGTGCCAAAATGCATTCGAAAACATTTTCTACAAGTACGGCGTGGACCTCGGCGTGTTCGGACACGTACACAACTCCCAAAGGTTTTATCCTGCATACAACGGAACCCTGGACCCTTCGGGCATGAACAATCCAAAGGCACCCATGTATATTGTTGCTGGAGGCGCGGGAAACATTGAAGGCTTGAGTAGTGTTGGGAAGAAGACGCCGTTGAATGCACTTGCATATGCAGACGACTTTAGTTATGCCACGATTCGGTTTGTGGATGCTCAGAAGCTGCAGGTTGACTTCATCCGCTCTTCAACTGGCGAGGTGTTGGATCGGTCGCAGCTTATCAAGTCTCATAAGGAGCGTTTTGTCCGGCAGGTCTGATCAGCGGGGATTGATGGATACCTTGAGGGTCTTGAGGTTGCACAAAATAGAGTATTTCATTGAGCCGAGATATGAAAGAATGAAAGAATGCATAAGTATCGAGAGGGCGTTTTGAGTGTCCAACACGCTTTGAGTGTGTGATTTACCACGTGAGCGCATGACGCGTTTGTTATCCATTCCCTATCGAACAATGCACCAACTGACAGCAGGTTACGCTGCATGACCAGCACCCTGTCCCAAGTATTCGATCCTGATATACCACTTGTCAGTAAACTTCCCAATGCGAGGCCTGTTCCAATGACCCCAGGCGCTAATAGGACCAGCTTTTGACTGCCGCTACCGACGACGATGCGGAAACCCAGACGCAAGGGCCTTCGGTCGCGGCCCGCACAGCGCATGCTAACCCCTGTTTTTGATAATGCTACGAAACCATTCACGGAATCAACTGCTAGTTTCCTCCCTGGTCCCACTTCTGGCAAGAAAAGGAAGCGCGAAGTCGACGCTAAAGCCGCACCTCGACCACCACCATGTGGGCCCTCATTCATCTCTGGTTCAGTCCAGGACGCACCAGGTCCGATCAGCTTGCCTATTGGGTATCCCCGACCTGGCTCGCCGCTTGGGAACACACCTGCTGAGTCCAAGCAGCTGGACGATGCGCAGCAAGTCCTCGATGGTATTCCTGGCAACTCCGCGTCGAATGATAATGTGCATCAGGACAGCAGAGTCCCCAATAACTCCCTGTATAACGACATCGTCGGGTCGCTGGAAGCTGCACCAACGCTTTCCGCGGAGCAACAGGGGATTGTCGACCTTCTTGACCAGACGCCCCCACCCAATATTTTCTTCACCAGCTCAGCCGGCTGTGGAAAATCCACTGTTTTGAAAGCCATTGTGGGAAAACTAGAAAAGGTTCCAAATAAAGTCTTCTGGGTTACTGCACCCACTGGTTCAGCGGCTGTCCAAGTTGGTGCTAGGACGCTCTCGAGCTATCTGGGGTGGACACCTGAGGATGACAATCTATGCGTGGACGATCTCATTGATCTAACAAGACACGGAAGAAAGTGGCTCGAGTACCATCAGAAACCCccagaggagagggaggggaaACCGCCGAAAAGTAGCCCGTATACCAGGAAACGTCTGGGGCAAACTCAtgtcctcatcatcgacgaGATTAGCATGGTCTCGAGCAATTTTCTGGAGCGAATTAACAAGACCCTAAAAAAGGTAAGGGGCGTCTCCCAAACCTGGAATGCAGACCGCCCTTTTGGGGGAGTTCAGCTCATCGTCACTGGCGACTTCTGCCAACTCCCCCCGGCCCATCCCTTCCAACACTGCGTGGAGTGTGGGCAGGAGATGTATGACCCGAAAACAAAGCAAATTCTCACGGTGTTCAACTGCAAGAACAAGCATGGCCCATTCCTAGAGAAAAACAAATGGGCTTTCATGAGCTCTGCCTGGAAGGAAGCCAACTTCACCCAGACATTTGAACGAAATCCATCATCAGAACGACGCACACTTTATTCGAATTCTTCAGAAGTGCCGAATTGGGCATGCGATCTCTCCAGCCGAGATGCAGGTGCTCATGGATCATCCCAACGACACCGCCAATGCGACCACGCTTCTGTGTACAAATAAAGAAGTTGACAGCGTTAATACATTCCAATTCGAAAAGTTGAAGACGCCTCCACGCCGATACGGATGCTTCGACGATTATTGATGGATCGATTATAGGGATAAACATCTTGAGGAGAAATTCAACTGGCTTCCTGATGGAACCCTGGCGGGCTTGGAAGAACATCGCCTCAGACGCGAGCTTTCCGTCAAGACCGCGATGGTTGTTGTCCTACAGATCAACCTTGACATCGGGGCAGGGCTGTGCAATTGAAGCCAGGGCTGTGCAATTGAAGCCAGGGCTGTGCAATTGAAGCCAGGGCTGTGCAATTGAAGCCAGGGCTGTGCAATTGAAGCCAGGGCATCATTTACGGTTCGAGAAATTTGACGAAGCGAAGCTCCCGAAAGCTCAACTCTCTGACGACAGTATTCCTCCTTGGCAGGCTCTTAGAGGGAAACATGCAGAGCTCAGAGAGGAGCAGATCTGAAGGTTTGCGTATCGACAGAGGGTGAAGGCATGGCCACGAGTCCGCTTCCACAATGGCAAGAAGCGCACCATTTTCCCTACGTGTATCGTCACGTCTCTCGGAGATAGGGAGCCTTATTCTCTTCTATACCGTACCCAGATCCTGCTAGCCGCCGGATGGGCTATGACTATCCATAAAAGTCAAGGGATGACGATGGACCGTGTCATGATTAACTTGTCAAAAGTGTTCGCGGAGGGCCAAGCCTATGTCGCCCTGTCGAGGGCGACTAGTCTCCGGGGACTCAAACTCGTGGGCGACTTTCAAACGTTGGCAATGGGTAGTGCCGGAAATGAGCAAGTGAGAGCCTTCTTCAGGAGACATTTTGCACAGGAGCTATCCCTGGCCCATGAAGAGTACCAACCAAGCCAACCCTTGCCCCCACGCCAATCCGTCTTGCCTCAAACCAGCCCTGATGCTACATCCGCGCTAGATCACTCAGACGATGCATCATCAGATGAGTTACCGGACATATCTTTCTTGGAGGATTTTCCCGACATCAGTTCTTTGGAAGACTGTCCAAAAGCTGGGACCCTGGAAGACGGCCCAAAGATAACATCGGTGGGACATCGTCGAGATGCTGCATCCTCCGGAGACCGCCCTGAAGTTGCAATCCCGGACGAGTACTCAGATGATGAAATTGACTGGTCATCTTTTGATTGGGCATGACTTTCAACACAGGCTGACTCGGTTTGCTTAAGCCAAGGTCATCGTGTACACGAGCTGGTACGAAGTGCTTCGAGAAGCATGCATTTCTGGTTATGATCCTCCAACGATTTTACTTCTGGTACAACACTAATAGCAATTTTTCGATGTCTCAATGGGCAGCTTTGTTACATTGTCCTCGACTGTGATTCTGACATGCCCATGTCACTTACAATCGACGTCTGATACCATGGCAAGTTGGTTGGGCAATTTTATCCCTTGTGTTGGCGATGTCCATGTCCCAATCCATGATCGAGATTTCGCCGCTCCCTCTCAATGCAGGCATTGATGAATGTACAAGGGAGCACCCTCAGCCTCTCGCCCTTCTCTGCCAGAACCTCTTCCGCCTTGATTATGTAACTATCCCGGAAGTCAGACCAGAGCTGCTTGCCCaggtcatcatccatcagTGGTAACGGGTAGTACGGGTCGTTTTCAAAAAACGCCGTCACGAGTTGCTCGATCAGGGCCTCGGGTTGTTCCCATCCGATTCTCTCCTCCCATCGGGTGCACAGGTTAAAGTCGAGCACCCAGATCCGAGTAGTCTTTCTCCTGCCTTCAGTTACGGCCCAAGAGGACTCTAGAATGGTCTGGGGAGAAGGAGTTTTCGGCGATTGTGAACTAATGCTGGCCTCGCTGCCCAGAACAAACTCGGCATCGTATCCATCCACGTTGGCGGCCCAGTGGATAATTGCCAGTGCTTCTCCAATCGCCGAGGCATATGATGAAACGGGTAGGTCAAGGTTCATCATTTGATCAAGGCACAGATTAAAGTTTCTGAGAGAAAAGCTCACCTGTCGAGGCTGGTGAGGCGAGCGCCGTCGGCCAAGGTAGATCCGAGCCAGACAATCGCGGTTCAAGGGGCTCTCCAGCGCGGCTTGTTGCATGCTTTGAGGGCAATACCTCTCGATCAATATTTCTCGTACAACTCCAGCTAATGGCAAGATATGTTCTGAAGTGAGT harbors:
- a CDS encoding Purple acid phosphatase, which encodes MVSYNCIAIFSLLIGTALSKASLPPIPSDSSTPVQQRLSLDGPNSVTIGWNTYSKQSNPCVKYGTSRELLNQEACSDTSITYPTSRTWANAVKLTGLKPATTYYYKITSTNSSVDEFFSPRTAGDKTPFSINAIIDLGVYGEDGFTINMDQAKRDVIPNIQPSLNHTTIGRLASTADDYEFIIHPGDLAYADDWFLKPKNLLHGEQAYQAILENFYDQLAPISGRKPYMVSPGNHEAACEEVPLLNLLCPEGQKNFTDFMNRFGRTMPQAFASTSSDDTARVNANKAKQLANPPFWFSFEYGMVHVVMIDTETDFPDAPDAPGGSANLNSGPFGSPNQQLQFLEADLASVDRDVTPWVVVAGHRPWYTTGDEGCQPCQNAFENIFYKYGVDLGVFGHVHNSQRFYPAYNGTLDPSGMNNPKAPMYIVAGGAGNIEGLSSVGKKTPLNALAYADDFSYATIRFVDAQKLQVDFIRSSTGEVLDRSQLIKSHKERFVRQV
- a CDS encoding DUF3669 domain-containing protein; the protein is MDIPHDESLDELPPQPSSADALATEKLSELLDRHRNTHLEEHIGQDKGLSPVELATRLLSLDTIVSSRDSNIAKEIPKKTIGFRKIGFGQCGLVFEWPGREMVVKVARPGFQGALWVDHEAHKAVYSAFSKQNNAPQCRVPRVFSHISKDNRWWQGNKGLFMEQHDDFPFPSSALTSEHILPLAGVVREILIERYCPQSMQQAALESPLNRDCLARIYLGRRRSPHQPRQVSFSLRNFNLCLDQMMNLDLPVSSYASAIGEALAIIHWAANVDGYDAEFVLGSEASISSQSPKTPSPQTILESSWAVTEGRRKTTRIWVLDFNLCTRWEERIGWEQPEALIEQLVTAFFENDPYYPLPLMDDDLGKQLWSDFRDSYIIKAEEVLAEKGERLRVLPCTFINACIERERRNLDHGLGHGHRQHKG